One Novipirellula caenicola genomic region harbors:
- a CDS encoding GMC family oxidoreductase has protein sequence MSSPDILIVGAGSAGCTLAHLLHHQYGYSVTLIEPGAAENPEIVAATEIDHTRPARWLKLLGTSSDWNYATEASQSLAGRSLNCPRGRGVGGSSRINAMIWFSPTDDDFNMFSTAAADDRWSTASLRSAYQAAERLVQPESARWISEPAERFLQAATPFGTPVAYRRMNRNGRRWSPAALIADSSGVQTIRASVDRILFRDDQAVGVKLTNGDEIAAGKRVILSAGSIASPAILMRSGIGPRDLLRDAGAQAWLDAAEVGQHLQDHLVMPVVFSTSAAARFDLNVSPRDLVRFDALGRGPLASNIAEAGGLFASDTLQIHVTPTHYLRFPQPGAPAAMTIAVNPTKPKSRGQLAIRSLDASEPPRIDLRYLTDPADVETTIAGVKLARSIAAQSPLQNWIGPEMVPGAKRDSDQTIAKSISRYAQTLYHPVGTCGLGRVVDADLSVIGTRRLSIVDASVFPEMTVGNPNAMVITLATWFANQLAGAC, from the coding sequence ATGTCTTCCCCTGACATCCTGATTGTCGGTGCCGGTTCGGCGGGATGTACTCTCGCCCACCTATTGCACCATCAATACGGCTATTCGGTCACGCTGATCGAGCCGGGAGCGGCGGAGAACCCCGAAATCGTTGCCGCCACCGAAATCGATCACACTCGGCCCGCTCGCTGGTTGAAGTTGCTGGGCACTTCGAGTGATTGGAACTACGCCACCGAAGCGTCGCAGTCGCTCGCCGGCCGCTCGCTGAATTGTCCCCGAGGCCGAGGTGTGGGCGGCAGCAGCCGGATCAATGCGATGATCTGGTTTTCGCCAACCGACGACGATTTCAACATGTTTTCCACCGCCGCGGCGGATGATCGCTGGTCAACCGCGTCGCTGCGGTCCGCCTATCAAGCCGCCGAGCGATTGGTGCAGCCCGAATCGGCCCGCTGGATCAGCGAACCGGCCGAGCGGTTTTTGCAAGCGGCGACTCCGTTTGGCACTCCGGTGGCATACCGCAGGATGAACCGCAACGGACGCCGTTGGTCCCCCGCTGCTCTGATTGCAGATTCGTCCGGCGTCCAGACAATTCGGGCCAGCGTCGATCGTATCCTGTTTCGTGATGACCAAGCGGTTGGGGTCAAGTTGACAAACGGAGACGAGATTGCTGCCGGCAAACGAGTTATTTTGTCGGCCGGCAGTATCGCTAGTCCCGCGATCTTGATGCGAAGCGGCATTGGGCCTCGCGATTTGCTGCGAGACGCCGGTGCTCAAGCGTGGCTGGACGCAGCGGAGGTCGGCCAGCATTTGCAAGACCATTTGGTGATGCCCGTCGTTTTTTCGACTAGCGCTGCGGCTCGCTTTGATCTAAACGTCTCGCCGCGAGATCTCGTGCGATTTGACGCTCTCGGCCGCGGGCCGCTCGCGTCGAATATTGCCGAAGCCGGGGGCTTGTTTGCCAGCGACACGCTTCAGATTCATGTGACGCCGACACATTACCTTCGTTTTCCGCAGCCCGGTGCGCCGGCGGCAATGACGATCGCCGTCAATCCGACCAAACCGAAATCGCGTGGGCAGCTTGCGATTCGGTCGCTCGATGCAAGCGAACCGCCTCGGATTGATCTTCGTTATTTGACGGATCCCGCCGACGTCGAAACGACGATCGCGGGCGTGAAATTGGCTCGTTCGATCGCGGCGCAGTCGCCGCTACAGAATTGGATTGGGCCCGAAATGGTGCCGGGAGCGAAACGGGACAGCGACCAGACGATTGCCAAATCGATCTCGCGTTACGCCCAAACGCTGTATCATCCCGTCGGAACCTGCGGGCTCGGACGCGTCGTCGACGCGGACTTGTCGGTGATCGGCACTCGCCGGTTGTCGATCGTCGATGCTTCGGTGTTTCCCGAGATGACGGTGGGCAATCCCAATGCGATGGTGATCACGCTTGCGACGTGGTTCGCAAATCAATTGGCCGGGGCGTGCTAG
- a CDS encoding amino acid aminotransferase, with protein sequence MNASAKSNAVHRFVGIPTAPPDSILGLTEAFLADKNPSKMNLSVGVYKDASGQTPILKCVKEAERRLIENEATKGYLSIDGLPDYREQVRSLVFGDSVDAGRIAILQTPGGTGALRVAADFIVAQLSPARIWMPSPTWANHPAIFAAAGLPSETYRYLGSDRTSFDLAGMLDDLSEKTKPGDAVLLHACCHNPTGVDPTPEDWKAIAKTVAERQLIPLIDFAYQGFGEGIEQDKVGLNTILDAVDEAIVCNSFSKNFGLYSERVGSVCLVAADNETMKAAQSQLKTIVRTNYSNPPRHGGAIVATVLQDAELTKLWQQEVDEMRQRIDSLRQQFVETMKNTGSGHDFSFLLKQKGMFSFSGLTPMQVDELKSKHGIYIVGSGRINVAGMSEDKMDSLCQSVASVL encoded by the coding sequence ATGAATGCGTCCGCAAAATCGAATGCCGTGCACCGCTTCGTTGGAATTCCGACCGCTCCGCCCGACTCCATTTTGGGGCTGACCGAAGCGTTTTTGGCGGACAAGAATCCTAGCAAGATGAACCTCAGCGTTGGAGTCTACAAGGACGCCTCGGGGCAAACGCCGATTTTAAAGTGCGTCAAGGAAGCCGAGCGACGGTTGATCGAGAACGAGGCGACCAAGGGCTACCTGTCGATTGATGGATTGCCGGATTACCGCGAACAAGTTCGCTCGCTTGTCTTTGGTGACTCCGTCGATGCCGGCCGCATCGCCATCCTGCAGACTCCCGGCGGAACGGGAGCGCTTCGAGTCGCCGCCGATTTTATCGTCGCTCAACTTTCGCCGGCACGAATCTGGATGCCCTCCCCAACCTGGGCCAACCATCCGGCTATCTTTGCCGCAGCGGGACTGCCAAGCGAAACGTACCGCTACCTCGGCAGCGATCGCACCTCGTTTGATTTGGCGGGGATGCTCGACGATTTAAGTGAAAAGACCAAACCGGGCGACGCCGTGTTGCTACATGCATGCTGCCACAACCCTACGGGCGTCGACCCCACTCCCGAGGACTGGAAGGCGATTGCCAAAACGGTGGCCGAGCGGCAACTAATTCCGCTGATCGATTTCGCCTACCAAGGTTTTGGTGAAGGCATCGAGCAAGACAAGGTGGGATTGAACACGATCTTGGACGCGGTCGACGAAGCGATCGTTTGCAATTCATTCAGCAAGAATTTTGGCTTGTACAGCGAGCGTGTTGGATCGGTTTGCCTCGTTGCGGCCGATAACGAAACGATGAAGGCGGCCCAAAGCCAGCTGAAGACCATCGTCCGCACCAACTACAGCAACCCACCGCGTCACGGTGGAGCCATTGTTGCCACGGTGTTACAAGACGCCGAATTGACCAAGCTTTGGCAACAAGAAGTGGACGAGATGCGTCAGCGGATCGATTCGTTGCGTCAACAGTTCGTTGAAACAATGAAAAACACCGGCTCAGGCCACGATTTCTCGTTCTTGCTCAAGCAAAAAGGGATGTTCTCCTTTAGCGGGCTGACGCCGATGCAAGTTGATGAACTCAAGAGCAAGCATGGCATCTATATCGTTGGCAGCGGCCGGATCAACGTCGCTGGGATGAGCGAAGACAAGATGGATTCGCTGTGCCAATCGGTTGCATCGGTTCTGTAA
- a CDS encoding PAS domain S-box protein — MTDHSAPSSTAARPSASVLHYQDSLLLSCVQDAAIVTDVAGMVSYWNEGATRLFGWTAEEMVGRPLLHRFPAAERESMGKQIQSILAGENWTGDFLDWRKDGTRVWIDARVTRVTDNDDHVLGILGIWRDISARKASEAAVEASERRYRDLVESSHDLIWTIDADSRITYINQSAKAIYGWDSHELLGKSFLEFITPESFEETLQTFMTLLETGTEQLDYQCGVFRKDGSVVTLSTNVRAQRNHAGELIGLSGISRDLTQLIRATNELQERQVLLSNAERIANMGSWDIDLRVGKFHGSDHTFEIFGIQADQCDGSLDGLMAHVHPDDRSHVLDSLSQADPLQPYVEQEFRIRYPGGEIRKVRERGEVVLDESGQAIRRLGMVQDITEQEEIEQDLRNSREQQRRLIEQLEKEKQRLSEAQAVAKIGSWETDLRTMTVFWSDETYRIFEKAPESFSPTHEDFLKLVHPADRKRVNEALIQSFDVDSTCRVEHRIVLADGSIKWVEESWQAFNDEDGTPVNAIGTCRDISESKQTQAQLANHTRRLEATASVAGAFLEKMPLSEAMQTCARAIIEHLDASLVRVWTQNPGQKKLFLQAQSADNGLTSETIAQLHPAEHPVKSIADSRTPVVTQVAMNSHSEAQDNTSPHRSTATVIGHPLLVEDRCLGVLEIFFPGKLSHELETSIAILANTIAVNLDRYRAEENLRRLNEELESRVQRRTEKLIESNRRLKTLLTNIQGMAYRCRDDADWTMEFVSEGCRDLFEIAPEQLIDGDYIYASLIHPDDLPQVVEVFDTGLRSHRPIEHEYRVRTPAGQLKWVWEQARGVYNDQGEVEAIEGLISDITDRKLRELRENHQSQLLSMLAADRPLDDCLDKIVSSVVAEDPALMCNLMLADNTQAHLLNRAARNLPSEYLGKIETSCFNADTTPYCRAAKTKSPVIADDIHGDWLDPAWSDRAQQAGIRSCWSMPILSVHNELLGTLNVYTDQSRKPNTIEQERLEWGTELARLAVEHTRAKQALVDSESFNRLTLDALSAHIAVINSDGVIVATNQAWKEFATQSQADPRNVCEGKNYLDVCEAAIAAGNQDAKNVAEALRQIKAGTRESSCLEYSCHAADKRRWFQLRMRRIDVNGEVHILMAHENITTIKQSEAALRKAIVHAEQANRAKSDFLATMSHELRTPLNGILGMNELLRTTALTHRQQQFVEAGQKSGRLLLALINDILDLSKIEAGKLELEPRECNLAKVAQDIVAANALLVAEKGLKLECYLAPELHAVVRCDDHRLCQILGNLLGNALKFTTHGRISLRGEQISCTENTARIRMSVTDTGLGIPEDRKDRLFKAFSQIDSSTTRQFGGTGLGLSICMQLVHLMGGEIGVTSKQGQGSTFWFEIPVEIVKGNRNLPTASATTTAAIPVHRRSDAFAAHILVAEDNPTNQFYISELLKHFGCTCEVVTNGEEVLDAIGGNHYDLVLMDCQMPKMDGFSATREIRKREQAGVLAGKRQIVALTANSLSGDRERCLDAGMDDYISKPVQIDQLQTLVQACLAPPSKSTL; from the coding sequence ATGACGGATCACTCGGCACCCTCATCGACCGCGGCCAGACCATCCGCGTCTGTCCTGCATTACCAAGATTCGCTTTTGCTTTCTTGTGTACAGGACGCTGCCATTGTGACCGACGTGGCCGGGATGGTTAGCTATTGGAACGAGGGTGCGACCCGATTGTTCGGATGGACGGCAGAAGAGATGGTGGGGCGACCGTTGCTGCATCGTTTTCCGGCAGCCGAACGCGAGTCGATGGGGAAACAAATTCAGTCGATTTTGGCGGGTGAGAATTGGACAGGTGACTTTCTCGATTGGCGCAAAGATGGCACTCGTGTTTGGATCGACGCTCGAGTCACGCGGGTTACCGACAACGACGATCATGTGCTTGGGATCCTCGGCATCTGGCGTGACATCAGCGCACGCAAGGCCTCCGAAGCTGCTGTTGAAGCGAGCGAACGACGCTATCGCGATCTGGTTGAATCTTCACACGATTTGATCTGGACGATCGACGCCGACAGCCGGATCACCTACATCAACCAATCCGCCAAAGCCATCTACGGATGGGACTCGCATGAATTGCTTGGCAAATCGTTCCTTGAGTTCATCACACCGGAAAGTTTTGAAGAGACGCTGCAAACGTTCATGACGCTGCTGGAAACCGGGACCGAGCAGCTGGATTACCAGTGCGGCGTGTTCCGCAAAGATGGCAGCGTGGTGACGCTCAGCACCAACGTCCGCGCCCAACGCAACCACGCGGGAGAGTTGATCGGGCTATCGGGCATCTCTCGTGACTTGACACAGCTGATCCGTGCGACCAACGAACTTCAAGAACGCCAAGTCCTACTGTCCAATGCGGAACGCATCGCCAACATGGGCAGCTGGGACATCGATTTGCGTGTCGGAAAGTTCCATGGGTCCGACCATACGTTCGAGATCTTTGGTATTCAAGCGGATCAATGCGATGGCTCGCTTGATGGTTTGATGGCCCATGTTCACCCCGACGATCGCAGTCACGTACTCGATTCGCTCTCGCAAGCCGATCCTTTGCAACCCTATGTCGAGCAAGAGTTTCGGATTCGCTACCCCGGAGGTGAAATTCGCAAGGTTCGCGAGCGTGGCGAGGTGGTGCTGGACGAATCGGGCCAAGCGATACGTCGGCTCGGGATGGTCCAAGACATCACCGAGCAAGAGGAGATCGAGCAAGACCTACGCAACAGCCGCGAGCAACAGCGTCGTCTGATCGAACAGCTCGAAAAAGAAAAGCAGCGACTCTCGGAAGCTCAAGCGGTAGCCAAGATCGGCAGCTGGGAAACCGACCTACGAACGATGACGGTATTTTGGTCTGACGAGACCTATCGCATTTTCGAGAAAGCCCCAGAGTCATTTTCGCCGACGCACGAAGACTTTCTTAAATTGGTGCATCCGGCTGACCGCAAACGAGTCAACGAGGCCCTGATTCAATCATTTGACGTCGATTCGACATGCAGGGTTGAACACCGAATCGTGCTCGCCGACGGCAGCATCAAGTGGGTCGAGGAATCGTGGCAAGCTTTCAATGACGAAGATGGAACTCCGGTCAATGCCATTGGAACGTGCCGCGACATCTCCGAGAGCAAACAAACCCAAGCCCAACTGGCCAACCACACTCGCCGGCTCGAAGCGACCGCGTCGGTTGCCGGAGCGTTCCTTGAAAAGATGCCGCTAAGCGAGGCGATGCAGACATGCGCCCGCGCGATCATCGAACACCTTGATGCCTCGCTAGTACGAGTTTGGACCCAAAACCCTGGGCAAAAGAAACTGTTTTTGCAGGCCCAATCCGCGGACAACGGACTCACCTCTGAAACGATCGCCCAACTTCATCCCGCTGAACATCCGGTCAAATCGATTGCGGATTCACGAACACCTGTTGTGACACAGGTCGCGATGAATTCGCACAGCGAGGCTCAAGACAACACATCACCGCATCGGTCGACGGCCACCGTCATCGGGCATCCGCTGCTGGTCGAAGACCGTTGCCTCGGCGTTCTCGAGATCTTCTTTCCTGGCAAGCTGAGCCACGAACTCGAAACCAGCATTGCGATTTTGGCCAATACGATCGCAGTCAACCTGGATCGCTACCGCGCCGAGGAAAACCTGCGACGGCTGAACGAAGAACTTGAATCACGCGTTCAGCGGCGAACCGAAAAGCTGATCGAAAGCAATCGCCGTTTGAAAACGTTGTTGACCAACATTCAAGGCATGGCATACCGCTGCCGCGATGACGCCGATTGGACAATGGAATTTGTCAGCGAAGGGTGTCGCGACCTGTTCGAGATTGCACCCGAGCAATTGATCGACGGCGACTATATTTACGCCAGCCTGATTCATCCGGATGATCTGCCGCAAGTCGTCGAAGTTTTTGACACCGGGCTGCGATCGCATCGTCCGATTGAACATGAATATCGCGTTCGCACCCCCGCAGGCCAACTGAAATGGGTGTGGGAACAAGCTCGCGGTGTCTACAACGACCAAGGCGAAGTCGAAGCAATCGAAGGGCTGATCTCGGACATTACCGATCGCAAACTTCGCGAACTCCGAGAGAATCACCAAAGCCAACTGTTGAGCATGTTGGCGGCGGATCGGCCGCTGGATGATTGTTTGGACAAGATTGTCTCGAGCGTGGTTGCCGAAGACCCCGCGTTGATGTGCAATTTGATGCTTGCGGACAACACGCAGGCCCATTTACTCAATCGGGCGGCGAGAAATTTGCCGAGCGAGTACCTTGGCAAGATCGAAACCTCTTGCTTCAACGCGGATACCACGCCGTATTGCCGTGCCGCGAAAACCAAGTCTCCGGTCATTGCCGATGATATCCACGGTGATTGGCTTGATCCCGCATGGTCCGATCGAGCTCAACAAGCAGGAATTCGTTCGTGTTGGTCGATGCCCATCCTGAGTGTCCACAACGAACTTTTGGGCACCTTGAACGTTTATACCGATCAGTCACGAAAACCGAATACCATTGAACAGGAACGACTCGAATGGGGCACCGAGTTAGCTCGGTTGGCAGTCGAACACACGCGGGCGAAACAGGCACTCGTCGATAGCGAATCGTTTAATCGACTAACCCTGGATGCATTGTCCGCCCATATCGCAGTGATCAATTCAGACGGAGTCATTGTCGCGACCAATCAAGCGTGGAAAGAATTTGCGACGCAGTCTCAAGCTGATCCGCGAAACGTGTGTGAAGGCAAAAACTATCTTGACGTCTGCGAAGCGGCCATCGCGGCAGGAAATCAAGACGCCAAGAATGTCGCTGAAGCACTGCGTCAAATCAAAGCGGGAACACGAGAATCCTCGTGCCTCGAGTACTCTTGCCACGCGGCCGACAAGCGACGTTGGTTTCAGCTTCGTATGCGACGCATCGATGTCAATGGCGAAGTGCATATCTTGATGGCGCATGAAAACATCACCACCATCAAGCAATCCGAAGCGGCACTGCGAAAAGCCATCGTTCACGCAGAACAAGCGAATCGAGCCAAAAGCGATTTCTTGGCGACGATGAGTCACGAATTGCGGACGCCGCTAAACGGCATCTTGGGGATGAACGAACTGCTGCGGACAACTGCGTTGACCCATCGGCAACAACAATTTGTCGAAGCGGGACAGAAGAGCGGGCGGTTGTTGTTGGCGTTAATCAATGACATCCTCGATCTCTCGAAGATCGAAGCAGGCAAACTCGAATTGGAACCACGCGAGTGCAACTTGGCTAAGGTGGCTCAAGACATCGTTGCGGCCAATGCACTGCTGGTCGCCGAGAAAGGCTTGAAACTGGAATGCTACTTGGCTCCCGAACTGCATGCGGTGGTCCGCTGTGACGATCACCGGTTATGCCAAATCCTGGGCAATCTGCTCGGCAACGCACTGAAATTCACCACTCATGGGCGAATTAGCTTGCGGGGCGAACAGATTTCGTGCACCGAGAACACCGCTCGCATTCGGATGTCGGTCACCGACACCGGATTGGGGATCCCCGAGGACCGCAAGGATCGACTGTTTAAAGCGTTTTCGCAAATCGACAGTTCGACCACCCGTCAATTCGGAGGCACGGGACTCGGGCTATCGATCTGCATGCAATTGGTTCACTTGATGGGAGGCGAGATTGGGGTCACGAGCAAGCAAGGCCAAGGGTCGACGTTCTGGTTTGAGATTCCCGTTGAGATCGTCAAAGGAAACCGCAACCTACCCACCGCCTCTGCTACCACGACCGCAGCAATCCCAGTTCACCGTCGCTCCGATGCATTCGCGGCACACATTTTGGTCGCCGAAGACAATCCGACGAACCAATTCTATATCAGCGAGCTGCTAAAACACTTCGGTTGCACCTGTGAAGTGGTTACCAATGGCGAGGAAGTGCTCGACGCAATCGGGGGCAACCATTACGACCTCGTCTTGATGGACTGCCAAATGCCGAAAATGGATGGTTTTTCTGCGACACGTGAAATTCGAAAACGCGAACAAGCCGGCGTGCTCGCAGGAAAGCGACAGATTGTCGCGTTGACCGCCAACTCGCTGTCCGGCGATCGCGAACGATGTCTGGATGCCGGAATGGACGACTACATCAGCAAACCGGTGCAAATCGATCAGTTGCAAACCTTGGTCCAAGCGTGCTTGGCCCCCCCCTCCAAATCAACGCTGTAA
- a CDS encoding autotransporter domain-containing protein, with translation MNKRTARLALLMAILGGPFATAADFSVSNHSDSGAGSLRAAIESLNAAGAGTHSITFANGLDPIALASNLPMIVGTDQTITINGAGNTVSGQNTARLFFVADGDVTIENMTLKQGLADGGDGGVGMGGGGGGAGAGGALFVNSGANVVIRGVTLDSNAAKGGDGGNSNTNASGGGGGGGGYAGNGGVSSDQGGGGGGGFDGNGGSAADQGGGGGGGVTGNGGDASANAGGGGGGIGDGESTADNTGGDGDGGAAGGTANNKGSAGNPGGGGGGFYATGGDGGVYGGGGGSGVYGVAPAGSGGSYGGGGGGGTESPGGNGGEFAGGGGAGVDADNAGNGGDFGGGGGGATPGSGGFGGGDGGEIFTGGDAGDAMGGAIFARQGGSLSIVDSSLNGSSLTAGTGGTGSLGNGANGQTIGVGMYLHTGVTAGIEVSTGSKTLADEIGGTGSLQKTGSGELILSGTNTYTGTTSINAGRLAVNGSLAGHTIVGANAELGGSGTIHGNVVNNGTFAAGNSIGKLTVGGDATFNSGSSTVVEIKPAASPVAGVDNDLIVADTATINGGDVSVRGAAGTYTEGATYLFLETRHGLSGTFDSIRDDLAFFDAELGYDSYSAFFTLVDSSTDFASVGGSGNRQSVGAYIDQNSSGAGGDFKVVLDAFSMLSTPQVQRGLSQLGGDVYGSQSQVTIQGTSQLIGTIGGQLRSGLFTGGGSNSGGFASAASSPIPAASTASGSGVALVSYVDASQTPCDVLIAPTCHAAYHWRGWMTGYGLGGSAESDGNAAGIDYGLGGTTFGIERDLGDNVRLGFFGGYVGSSVSADNINQTVRSDGGNFGSYLTHTSGRHYGIAMGGLQFDDFDAERTIQVGGLTRNASGNSDGWQGFAYGERGLNLQLTRSHTWQPFAGLQYVYARQNAFTETGAGAMNLAMAGIDSHSLRSNLGSRLQWQPWTSRHGWAITPEIRGSWLHEFLDTTSVVNAQFAGVGGAGFIANGLDLGRDWAIVGGGFAARPSDRWELRADYNTQFNDRQVFHVGSGTLSYVW, from the coding sequence ATGAACAAACGAACTGCCCGTCTTGCTCTTTTGATGGCCATTTTGGGTGGCCCGTTTGCCACAGCCGCTGACTTTAGCGTCAGCAATCACAGTGACTCCGGCGCCGGATCGCTGCGAGCGGCGATTGAAAGTTTGAATGCCGCCGGTGCTGGCACGCATTCGATCACGTTTGCCAATGGCTTGGATCCAATCGCACTCGCGTCGAACCTGCCGATGATCGTGGGGACCGATCAAACGATCACGATCAACGGCGCCGGCAACACGGTCTCGGGGCAAAACACCGCACGGTTGTTCTTTGTTGCTGATGGCGACGTCACGATCGAAAACATGACGCTCAAACAAGGGCTCGCCGACGGCGGTGACGGCGGCGTTGGAATGGGCGGTGGCGGTGGTGGCGCGGGGGCCGGCGGTGCGTTGTTCGTCAACTCCGGTGCCAACGTGGTCATCCGTGGTGTCACGCTTGACAGCAATGCTGCCAAAGGCGGTGACGGAGGAAATTCAAACACAAATGCTTCAGGTGGCGGCGGCGGTGGTGGTGGATACGCGGGAAACGGTGGGGTTTCAAGCGATCAAGGTGGTGGCGGTGGAGGAGGATTTGATGGCAATGGAGGTAGTGCAGCCGACCAAGGTGGTGGTGGCGGCGGTGGTGTCACAGGCAATGGAGGCGATGCAAGCGCTAACGCTGGGGGTGGTGGCGGTGGAATTGGTGACGGCGAATCCACTGCTGACAACACCGGTGGCGATGGCGATGGAGGCGCCGCAGGCGGCACAGCAAACAACAAGGGATCCGCAGGCAATCCCGGCGGTGGGGGAGGTGGCTTCTATGCGACTGGAGGAGACGGGGGTGTTTATGGCGGTGGCGGCGGATCCGGTGTATACGGCGTGGCTCCCGCCGGCAGCGGCGGTAGCTACGGTGGCGGCGGAGGTGGCGGCACCGAATCGCCAGGGGGAAATGGCGGTGAATTTGCTGGCGGTGGCGGTGCTGGTGTTGACGCAGACAACGCCGGCAACGGCGGTGACTTCGGCGGAGGCGGAGGAGGAGCCACTCCGGGCAGTGGCGGGTTTGGCGGCGGCGATGGAGGGGAGATCTTCACTGGCGGTGACGCCGGCGACGCGATGGGCGGTGCCATCTTTGCGCGGCAGGGCGGAAGCCTCTCGATCGTTGACAGCTCACTCAATGGCAGTAGCTTGACCGCCGGAACCGGGGGGACAGGTTCCCTTGGCAATGGCGCCAACGGCCAAACCATCGGGGTGGGGATGTACCTGCACACCGGGGTCACTGCAGGGATCGAAGTCAGCACCGGATCAAAGACTCTGGCCGACGAGATCGGCGGCACAGGATCGCTGCAGAAAACCGGAAGCGGCGAACTCATTCTCTCAGGCACAAACACTTACACCGGCACCACTTCGATCAACGCCGGACGATTGGCCGTCAACGGCTCACTCGCGGGGCACACCATTGTCGGCGCAAACGCTGAACTGGGTGGCAGCGGAACCATCCACGGTAATGTCGTCAACAACGGGACCTTTGCCGCCGGCAATTCGATCGGAAAGCTGACCGTCGGGGGCGATGCCACATTTAATTCCGGCAGCAGTACCGTGGTCGAAATCAAGCCGGCGGCCAGCCCCGTCGCCGGAGTCGATAACGACTTGATCGTCGCCGACACCGCCACCATCAACGGCGGCGATGTCTCGGTGCGAGGAGCCGCAGGGACCTACACCGAAGGAGCTACATATCTGTTCCTGGAAACACGGCATGGACTCAGCGGCACGTTCGATTCGATCCGCGATGACCTCGCCTTCTTTGATGCCGAGCTGGGCTACGATTCGTACTCGGCGTTCTTTACATTGGTCGACAGCAGCACCGATTTTGCCTCGGTGGGCGGCTCGGGCAATCGTCAATCCGTGGGAGCCTACATCGACCAAAACTCCAGCGGTGCCGGTGGTGACTTCAAGGTCGTACTCGATGCGTTTAGCATGCTCAGCACACCTCAAGTGCAGCGTGGACTGAGCCAACTAGGTGGTGATGTCTACGGCAGCCAGTCTCAAGTGACGATCCAAGGCACCAGCCAATTGATCGGCACGATCGGCGGCCAATTGCGTTCGGGGTTGTTCACCGGTGGTGGATCCAACAGCGGTGGCTTCGCCAGTGCCGCGTCGTCCCCAATTCCCGCGGCATCCACCGCATCTGGTTCCGGTGTCGCCTTGGTCAGTTATGTCGACGCATCCCAAACGCCTTGTGACGTGCTAATCGCGCCGACCTGCCATGCCGCCTATCACTGGCGTGGCTGGATGACCGGTTACGGACTGGGCGGATCCGCCGAATCCGATGGCAACGCCGCAGGAATCGATTACGGATTGGGGGGAACCACGTTTGGCATCGAGCGTGATCTCGGTGACAACGTTCGCCTTGGTTTCTTCGGCGGTTACGTCGGCTCGTCGGTCAGCGCGGATAACATCAACCAAACCGTCCGCAGCGACGGAGGCAATTTTGGCAGCTACCTGACTCACACCTCAGGTCGTCACTACGGAATCGCAATGGGCGGATTGCAGTTCGACGATTTTGACGCCGAACGCACGATCCAAGTCGGCGGATTGACTCGCAACGCAAGCGGCAACTCGGACGGATGGCAAGGATTCGCTTACGGCGAACGCGGCTTGAATCTGCAATTGACTCGTTCGCACACTTGGCAACCGTTCGCAGGGCTGCAATACGTTTACGCTCGTCAAAACGCATTTACCGAGACGGGTGCGGGGGCGATGAATTTGGCGATGGCGGGAATCGACTCGCATTCGCTTCGCAGCAACCTGGGCAGCCGACTGCAGTGGCAGCCATGGACATCGCGTCATGGCTGGGCGATCACACCGGAGATCCGTGGCAGCTGGCTGCACGAGTTCTTGGACACCACGTCGGTCGTCAACGCCCAATTCGCCGGCGTCGGCGGTGCAGGCTTTATTGCTAACGGGCTGGACCTCGGCCGCGACTGGGCAATCGTCGGTGGCGGCTTTGCGGCGCGTCCAAGTGACCGCTGGGAACTGCGAGCCGATTACAACACGCAGTTCAACGACCGCCAAGTCTTCCACGTCGGCTCGGGAACGCTCAGCTACGTTTGGTAG